One region of Brachybacterium saurashtrense genomic DNA includes:
- a CDS encoding MerR family transcriptional regulator, whose product MKISKLSARTGLPVGTLKYYLREGLMPSGRRTSRTAAEYDDSHVERALLVRALTDVGGLGIAAVQRVVAVIDAPEPARLDVLATAQDALLGGHSRDLERDQERADGGRADQECADGEGSRAREWAEGHGWRTFPEDLLVGRLDRAWEACEQAGVALDEADLHRYARAMEEVAEVDVEAVPVGAAEAVRRVVVGTVMVEPVLSALRLMAQREVSMGRAGQRPAEGA is encoded by the coding sequence ATGAAGATCTCGAAGCTCTCCGCGCGGACCGGCCTGCCCGTCGGGACCCTGAAGTACTACCTGCGCGAGGGCCTCATGCCGTCGGGCCGTCGCACCTCGCGCACCGCCGCCGAGTACGACGACTCCCACGTCGAGCGGGCCCTGCTGGTGCGGGCGCTCACCGATGTGGGCGGGCTGGGCATCGCGGCGGTGCAGCGCGTCGTCGCGGTGATCGACGCGCCGGAGCCAGCGCGTCTCGACGTCCTCGCCACGGCCCAGGACGCCCTGCTGGGTGGGCACTCACGAGACCTCGAACGAGACCAGGAGCGCGCGGACGGGGGGCGCGCCGACCAGGAGTGCGCCGACGGGGAGGGGTCCCGCGCCCGCGAGTGGGCCGAGGGGCACGGCTGGCGCACCTTCCCCGAGGACCTCCTGGTGGGCCGGCTCGACCGTGCGTGGGAGGCCTGCGAGCAGGCTGGGGTCGCGCTCGACGAGGCGGACCTGCACCGCTATGCCCGGGCGATGGAGGAGGTGGCCGAGGTCGATGTGGAGGCGGTCCCTGTTGGGGCGGCCGAGGCGGTGCGTCGCGTGGTCGTGGGCACCGTGATGGTCGAGCCCGTGCTCTCCGCACTGCGGCTGATGGCGCAGCGCGAGGTGTCCATGGGTCGGGCCGGGCAGCGCCCGGCCGAGGGGGCGTGA
- a CDS encoding DUF4188 domain-containing protein produces the protein MHRAAYLTHAPVDELVVFHIGMTVHQPWRPDLWMPVAAAMPRMLRELYRSKAAHARGQADDLGFLSAHTLMGGTGPWVVQYWKSTAHLYTYARMTSGEHLPAWRAFNVAARKHPGAVGIWHETYAVPAENIETIYGNGAELGLAKAVGSQPLTARGRTARERLGTR, from the coding sequence ATGCACCGCGCCGCCTACCTCACCCACGCCCCCGTCGACGAGCTCGTGGTGTTCCACATCGGCATGACCGTGCACCAGCCCTGGCGGCCCGATCTGTGGATGCCGGTCGCGGCCGCGATGCCGCGGATGCTCCGTGAGCTGTACCGCTCCAAGGCCGCCCACGCGCGCGGCCAGGCCGACGACCTGGGCTTCCTCAGCGCGCACACGCTCATGGGCGGCACCGGGCCCTGGGTGGTGCAGTACTGGAAGAGCACCGCGCACCTCTACACGTACGCCCGGATGACCTCCGGCGAGCACCTGCCCGCCTGGCGGGCGTTCAACGTCGCGGCCCGGAAGCACCCCGGCGCCGTGGGCATCTGGCACGAGACCTACGCCGTCCCTGCCGAGAACATCGAGACGATCTACGGCAACGGCGCGGAGCTGGGGCTGGCCAAGGCCGTCGGCTCGCAGCCGCTCACCGCCCGCGGCCGCACCGCACGGGAGCGCCTCGGCACGCGCTGA
- a CDS encoding FAD-dependent oxidoreductase: MEVTIIGGGIAGLALAHELAPDHDVTVLEASPGPRGGGYMIDFFGPGFLAAERMGVIEELRSRGHVFEGVRYGTPDGAESGRIDVGPLVAAAGGRYFSILRPEVELGLLSVLPGSVDLRYGARAVAVRDAGLEGAGGPRRALVELADGTRVESDLVVACDGVRSLVRERVSPGHGGIVPMGYRVASYLYQDPELAAELGERMLMTDTVGRVGWAYAAGDGRVGAMFAERVDPADTQRPVPDRQRLQRDFAGLHPQVDRALALAPESFYDDLVAQAIAPRWSRGRVVLAGDAAHAPSLLAGQGTSMAFAGAEALARSLRATGPHVEAGLAEYERRFRPTAEKVQRSGRRSASFFTPSSRAQLAVQQILRRAIALPGVSRLATRSLVAP, translated from the coding sequence ATGGAGGTCACCATCATCGGCGGCGGCATCGCCGGTCTCGCTCTCGCCCACGAACTCGCCCCCGATCACGACGTCACCGTGCTCGAGGCCTCCCCGGGCCCGCGCGGCGGCGGGTACATGATCGACTTCTTCGGTCCCGGCTTCCTCGCCGCCGAGCGGATGGGGGTGATCGAGGAGCTGCGCTCGCGCGGGCATGTCTTCGAGGGAGTGCGCTACGGGACGCCCGACGGGGCGGAGTCCGGGCGGATCGACGTCGGCCCCCTCGTCGCCGCCGCGGGCGGACGCTACTTCTCCATCCTGCGCCCCGAGGTGGAGCTCGGCCTCCTGTCCGTGCTGCCGGGCTCCGTGGACCTGCGCTACGGCGCCCGTGCGGTCGCCGTGCGCGATGCCGGGCTCGAGGGCGCGGGCGGCCCGCGCCGCGCTCTGGTCGAGCTCGCCGACGGGACGCGGGTCGAGTCCGACCTCGTCGTGGCCTGCGACGGCGTGCGCTCGCTCGTGCGGGAGCGGGTCTCGCCCGGGCACGGAGGGATCGTGCCGATGGGCTACCGGGTGGCGAGCTACCTCTACCAGGACCCGGAGCTGGCCGCGGAGCTCGGGGAGCGGATGCTCATGACCGATACCGTCGGCCGGGTGGGCTGGGCGTATGCGGCCGGAGACGGACGCGTCGGGGCGATGTTCGCCGAGCGCGTGGACCCCGCGGACACTCAGCGCCCGGTGCCGGACCGCCAGCGCCTGCAGCGGGACTTCGCCGGGCTGCATCCCCAGGTGGACCGCGCGCTCGCCCTGGCCCCGGAGAGCTTCTACGACGATCTCGTCGCGCAGGCGATCGCGCCGCGCTGGAGCCGCGGCCGGGTGGTGCTGGCCGGGGACGCCGCCCACGCCCCGTCCCTGCTGGCGGGCCAGGGCACCTCCATGGCCTTCGCCGGGGCGGAGGCGCTGGCCCGCAGCCTGCGCGCCACGGGACCGCACGTCGAGGCGGGCCTGGCCGAGTACGAGCGCCGTTTCCGGCCGACGGCGGAGAAGGTGCAGCGCTCCGGCCGGCGCAGCGCGTCGTTCTTCACCCCCTCCAGCCGTGCCCAGCTGGCGGTGCAGCAGATCCTCCGCCGTGCGATCGCGCTGCCCGGCGTGAGCCGACTGGCCACGCGGAGCCTCGTCGCCCCCTGA
- a CDS encoding ABC transporter ATP-binding protein: MSARKTSRTDAAGARRTASSARSDDATAELTETEILEMQDSMSNEWGEAAPRKAKAFWPSALRLAGTFRGHELGLAVVLAFGIVSTVLTVWAPTILGDAMDVIFDGFLGDGVDFAALGRLLLIVLGMYVVASLFDWLQGRLLNDVVMTIVYALRERIEAKVNRLPLSYFDTRQRGDLLSRTTNDVDNVQTALQQAFASLVYAVLTIVGITIMMFWLSWQLALIALVALPVSGVVIGIIGARSQKLFTAQWRHTGRLNGHVEESFTGHDLVTVFDRQDAMREQFDERNEELWEASFKAQFYSGMIMPIMQWVTYLGYVGIAVVGGLRIAAGQMTLGQVTAFIQYSREFNAPLGEVAGMANMLISGVASAERIFELLDAEEQQADGEITAGAALDGAGHGERIARRELTGPTRGRIEFDHVAFSYTPEKPLIRDLSLIAEPGQTIAIVGPTGAGKTTLVNLIMRFYEIDAGQIRLDGVDIRALDRGAVRSRVGMVLQDAVLFGGTIRENIRYGRLDATDEEVVAAATATFVDRFVHTLPDGYDTVIEDEGANVSTGERQLITIARAFLADPALLILDEATSSVDTRTEVLVQEAMAALRSDRTSFVIAHRLSTIRDADVILVMEHGDIVEQGSHEQLLEAGGAYHRLYWSQFAAGVDPDEDEAVLAGSLSVTGEIAVVTGEIAAVAEDPAP, encoded by the coding sequence ATGAGCGCCAGGAAGACCTCCCGCACGGACGCCGCCGGAGCCCGGCGAACGGCCTCCTCCGCGCGGTCCGACGACGCCACCGCGGAGCTCACCGAGACCGAGATCCTCGAGATGCAGGACTCCATGAGCAACGAGTGGGGCGAGGCCGCGCCGCGGAAGGCGAAGGCGTTCTGGCCCTCCGCCCTCCGGCTCGCGGGCACCTTCCGCGGTCACGAGCTCGGACTGGCGGTGGTGCTCGCCTTCGGCATCGTCTCGACCGTGCTCACCGTGTGGGCGCCCACGATCCTCGGCGACGCCATGGACGTCATCTTCGACGGCTTCCTCGGCGACGGCGTGGACTTCGCCGCACTGGGTCGCCTGCTGCTGATCGTGCTGGGGATGTACGTGGTCGCCTCCCTGTTCGACTGGCTGCAGGGCCGCCTGCTGAACGACGTCGTGATGACCATCGTCTACGCCCTGCGCGAGCGGATCGAGGCGAAGGTCAACCGCCTGCCGCTGAGCTACTTCGACACCCGCCAGCGCGGCGACCTGCTCTCCCGCACCACCAACGACGTCGACAACGTCCAGACCGCGCTGCAGCAGGCCTTCGCCTCGCTGGTCTACGCGGTGCTGACCATCGTGGGCATCACGATCATGATGTTCTGGCTGTCCTGGCAGCTGGCACTGATCGCGCTGGTGGCACTGCCCGTCTCCGGCGTGGTCATCGGCATCATCGGCGCGAGGTCCCAGAAGCTGTTCACCGCCCAGTGGCGGCACACGGGGCGGCTCAACGGCCACGTCGAGGAATCCTTCACCGGCCACGACCTGGTGACGGTCTTCGACCGCCAGGACGCGATGCGCGAGCAGTTCGACGAGCGCAACGAGGAGCTGTGGGAGGCCTCGTTCAAGGCCCAGTTCTACTCCGGCATGATCATGCCGATCATGCAGTGGGTGACCTACCTCGGCTACGTCGGCATCGCCGTCGTGGGCGGTCTGCGGATCGCGGCCGGGCAGATGACGCTGGGCCAGGTCACCGCGTTCATCCAGTACTCCCGTGAGTTCAACGCGCCGCTCGGGGAGGTGGCGGGGATGGCGAACATGCTCATCTCCGGCGTCGCCTCGGCCGAGCGGATCTTCGAGCTGCTGGACGCCGAGGAGCAGCAGGCCGACGGCGAGATCACCGCCGGTGCCGCACTCGACGGGGCCGGGCATGGGGAGCGCATCGCGCGTCGGGAGCTGACCGGCCCCACCCGCGGCCGGATCGAGTTCGACCACGTCGCCTTCTCCTACACCCCCGAGAAGCCCCTGATCCGCGACCTGTCGCTGATCGCGGAGCCCGGTCAGACCATCGCGATCGTCGGCCCCACCGGTGCCGGAAAGACCACCCTGGTCAACCTGATCATGCGGTTCTACGAGATCGACGCCGGGCAGATCCGGCTCGACGGCGTGGACATCCGCGCGCTGGACCGCGGCGCGGTCCGCTCGCGCGTGGGCATGGTGCTGCAGGACGCGGTGCTGTTCGGCGGCACGATCCGGGAGAACATCCGCTACGGCCGGCTGGACGCGACCGACGAGGAGGTGGTCGCCGCCGCGACCGCGACCTTCGTGGACCGCTTCGTGCACACCCTCCCCGACGGCTACGACACCGTCATCGAGGACGAGGGCGCGAACGTCTCCACCGGTGAGCGGCAGCTGATCACGATCGCCCGCGCCTTCCTCGCGGACCCGGCGCTGCTGATCCTCGACGAGGCCACCTCCTCCGTGGACACCCGCACCGAGGTGCTGGTGCAGGAGGCGATGGCGGCGCTGCGCAGCGACCGCACCTCCTTCGTGATCGCGCACCGGCTCTCCACCATCCGCGACGCCGACGTCATCCTCGTGATGGAGCACGGCGACATCGTCGAGCAGGGCTCGCACGAGCAGCTGCTCGAGGCGGGCGGCGCCTACCACCGGCTGTACTGGTCCCAGTTCGCGGCAGGGGTGGATCCCGACGAGGACGAGGCGGTGCTGGCGGGCTCGCTGAGCGTCACCGGCGAGATCGCGGTCGTGACCGGGGAGATCGCCGCCGTCGCCGAGGACCCCGCCCCGTGA